Genomic window (Pseudomonas sp. MM211):
TCGGCGCTGTCGTCGATCGCCTGCAATGCGCGGCTCAGGTTGTATGCGGTGTCGCCATCACGGCCACGCATTTGTACGAGTTCGATCTTCATCTCGATTTCCTGTTGTTTTGTCCCAGGCCGATAAAAAGCGTCAGAATCGGCCTGGTATTTCTTTGCCTGACAGGTCGTTCGAATTGCCTCGCTGACCTGCCGATGCCGTACCCCGAGTATGGCGGCAAGCATCGACGCCGGTAATCACGCGGGCGGGTTAACCCATTGGGGGTAGGAAGTGGGACTTTCGTTGCAGCACATCGCCTGGCACCAGTCGGTTGGCAAACTCATCGAGGGGCTGGATCGTCCCGCTTTCTGGACCGCGCTGGTGCGCGTTCTGGAGCAGTACGTAGCGTTCGACAGCTGGGTGGTGCTGATCTTCAGCGACGCACGCCCCCAGGTTCTCGCCGAGTGCCCCGGGCTGGACGGTGGCCCCGACACTCTGTTCCTGGACTACCTCAAGGGTCTCTACCAGCTCGACCCGTTCTACATCGACAGTCGAGAACGCAGCATGGGTGGCCTGCTGCATCTGGCAGACGTGGCACCGGAACGCTTCGAGCAAACCGACTACTACCAGCGCTATTTCCGCCTCAACGTGGTGGTCGACGAAGTGCAGTTCAACGTCCCGCTGCAGAATGGCCGAACCTTGTGCCTGTCGCTGGGTGCACGCCACCGCTTCAGCCCCGAGAACCTCGCGTTGCTTGGCCTGGTGCAGCCTTGGGTAAGCGGCCTGATGCGCCAGCGCCTGGCCTTCGATCAGCACCTGCTCGGCACCACCACGCCCGCCCCGGCTCGCCCGCACCCCCAAGGCAGCGCCGGGCACTGGATGGAAAACACCCTTACGGCGCGGGAGCTGGACGTCGCCCGGCTGATGCTCAGCGGCTGCTCGGGCAAGGAGATCGCCCGCAAATTGTGCATCTCGACGGAGACGGTCAAGGTGCACCGCAAGCACATCTACGGCAAGCTGGGGATAAAGTCGCAATCCGAGCTGTTCGCGCTGTTTCTCCAGGCGCAGCAGGACTGACAGCCCCTTGATCGGCATCACCGCCGCGCCATGATTCACCCCCCATCAGGAAACGCTCATGAACATCGCCGATATCCCTTTTGGCATTACCGACTGGAGCCAGGTGGAAGCCACCGAGCATCCCGGCGAAACCGGCATGGCCCACTGGCGAACTCGCCAGTTCGGCGCAGTGCGGGTGCGTATGGTTGACTATTCGCCCGGTTACCTGGCCGACCACTGGTGCAGCAAGGGCCATATCCTGCTGTGCCTCGAGGGCGAACTGCATACCGAACTGGAAGATGGCCGCCGCTTCGTGATGACTGCGGGCATGAGCTATCAGGTCGCCGATCAGGCCGAGGCGCACCGCAGTTCGACGAGCATCGGCGCGCGGCTGTTTATCGTCGACTGAGCCAAACCGCATGTGCAGCGGATGCAGGGCGGGTTACACCACGCCGTTCTGCCGCTATGCTGGCAATCGATTTCTGCGTCTGGAGCACACCATGATCAACGTCTACCGTCTGCCTCTCATCGCCAGTCTCGTCCTGCTGGGCGCCTGCGCCAGCCCGTCCAAGAGCGTGCAGGTTCAGAAACAGACGCAATGCCCGATCAGCCTGCAGGCAGGCCAACAGTTGATCCTCAGCCTGCCAAGCAACCCGACGACCGGCTATCGCTGGGCAGTTCGTGAAGATGCCGCCAAGGTACTCAAGAGCCTCGGCCCGGAAGTCTATAGCAGCGCTGAAAACTCCGATCTGGTCGGCGGCGATGGCCATTCTACTTGGCGCTTCCAGGCCACCGAAAGCGGTGAGGCACGGCTGCTGCTGACCTACGCGCAACCCTGGGATGCCAGCGCGGAGCCTGCCGAGACCTTCGATTGCCAGATTCGCGTGCGCTGAACGTTGTCGCCGCCAATTACCGCAGACGCTCCAATCAAGTCTTCGAAGCCCGCCTTCCAGCGGGCCTCAGCACTCGCGTTGCACTAATACCTGCGACAAGGTTTGGCTAATCGCCGGACTTGGCTAAAATGCGCGCCTTTCCAGCTCCGCGCAGACCGACCGTGACCAGACAGCCCGACCAACTTTTCGCCCAGCCACTGGACCAGGTGCCGGACTTCGTGTTCAACGAAGACGTGGCGCGTGTGTTCCCGGACATGATCAAGCGCTCGGTGCCCGGTTACCCGACCATCGTCGAGAACATCGGCGTGCTGGCCGGCCAGTTCGCTCAGCCGCACAGCGTGCTCTACGACCTGGGCAGCTCGCTGGGCGCCGTGACCCAGGCGCTGCGCCGTCACGTTCAGTTGGAAGACTGCCGAGTGGTCGCCGTGGACAACTCCAGCGCCATGGTCGAACGCTGCCGCGAATACCTGCACGCCCAGGACTCGATGTTCCAGGAGCTGCTGCCGGTCGAGGTTATCGAGGCGGATATTCTCGCCATGCAGTTCCAGCCGACCTCATTGGTAGCGCTGAACTTCACCCTGCAATTCATCGAGCCGGCTCAGCGCCAGCCGTTACTGGCGCGTATCCGCCAGGCGTTGCTGCCGGGCGGCGCACTGATCCTGTCGGAAAAGCTGCGCTTCGAAGACGACCAGCAGCACGCCCTGCTCACCGACCTGCATGTGGCGTTCAAGCGTGCCAACGGTTACAGCGAACTGGAAATCGCCCAGAAGCGCAGCGCCATCGAAAACGTCATGCTGCCCGACAGCCTCGAGCAGCACCGCGAGCGGCTACTGGCAGCCGGTTTCAGCAAAGTGGTGCCCTGGTTCCAGTGCCTGAACTTCGCTTCCCTGGTGGCCCTGCCATGATGCGCCGCATGGATCTCGACGCTCTGCAGGCGCAACTCGCCGGCACTCCCCTGCAGGAGTGGAGCGCCGACCTGCCGGGGCAGATCGACGCCAAACTGGCCATCGGTCACGGTGATCTGCAACGCTGGTACGCGGCTGTCGAAGCATTGCCGGCACTGAATATTGAGCAGATCGACCTGACCCGGGATTTCAAACTCGATGGTTCTCGTGACGAAACCACTCAGGCTGCCCTGGATAGCGCCCTGCGTGGCCTGATCCCGTGGCGCAAGGCCCTTTTCATCTGTTCGGCGTTCACGTGGATACCGAATGGCGTTCCGACTGGAAATGGCAGCGCGTCTCTCCACACCTGGATCTGTCCGGCAAGCGGGTGCTCGACGTCGGCTGCGGCAATGGCTACTACATGTGGCGAATGCTCGGCGACGGGGCCAAGAGCGTAGTCGGCATCGATCCGAACTGGCTGTTCCTCTGCCAGTTCCTGGCCATGAAAAATTACTTGCCAGAGATGCCAGCCTGGCATCTGCCTCTGGGCATCGAGGAACTGCCAGCAAAGCTGCAGGGTTTCGATACCGTGTTCTCCATGGGCGTGCTGTACCACCGGCGCTCGCCCATCGACCACCTGCTGGAACTGAAAGACTGCCTGCTCAAGGGCGGCGAACTGGTACTGGAAACGCTGGTGGTAGAAGGCGATGCCAACCAAGTGCTGGTGCCCGAAGACCGTTACGCGCAAATGCGCAACGTGTGGTTCCTGCCCTCGGTACCGGCGCTGGAACTGTGGCTACGCCGCGCCGGCTTCGTCGACGTGCGCTGCGTGGATGTCAGCGTCACCTCGATCGAGGAACAGCGCAGCACCGAGTGGATGCGCTACCAGTCGCTGCCCGAATTCCTCGACCCACTGGATCATCGCCGCACCCTCGAAGGCCTGCCGGCCCCGCGCCGCGCGGTGCTGGTTGCGCGTAAACCCTGACAGCAGGGTCAACCAGCCACATCACCTTTACGGCGCCATTCGGCCTGCCGCGCGGCGATCAGTGCGAGGGGCATCTGCGCCCCTGCGCTGACTCGCTCCTGGGCACTTCCCAGACGCACCTGCCCGACGCTTTCGAGCCTTAGCAGGCGGCGCATCTTGCGCCTCCAACACCAGGCGAAGTACCAGTCGCCCAGCCACTGGGCCAGCTCATTCGCAATAAGGCCCGACGACCTTGCCTGGGGGGTGCGCTCGTGATTGGCGGCATGCTGTTCGTTCGACGTCATGACAACTCTCCTCGACAGCCTGTGGTCACCGGTTATCGGTGACCGCTTGCCGACAGATTGAGTTGCGCCTACCGTTAAGACAAACGAGTAATACCTAACCATCTATTAAGAAAATATTAACCAAGCCATGAACAGCACACTGCTCACTAACCTGCCCGCTGCGCTGCCACTACTGGAAAGCGATGTGCTGAAGACGTTCGTCGGCATCGCCGAGAGTGGCAGCTTCACCCGCACCGCCGCGCAGGTATTCCGTACCACGGCTGCCGTCAGCCAACAGATCAAACGCCTGGAGGAAACCCTCGGGCGCACGCTGTTTCTACGCGAGAGCCGCCGCGTGCGACTCACTTCGGATGGCGAGATTCTGCTCGGCTATGCCCGGCGCCTGCTCAAGCTCAACGAGGAAGCGGTCTCGCATTTTCTGGTTCCGAACCTGGCGGGCACCGTTCGTTTCGGCACGCCATTCGACATCGGCGTAGGCGCCCTCCCCGACCTGCTGTCGCAGTTCGCCCTTAGCCACCCCGCGGTTCAGGTCGACGTATCGGTAGGCCGCAGTTGCGAGCTGATCGAGCGTCTGGATGCCGGAGAGCTTGACCTTACCTTGCTGAACACCGGCAATGGCGATGCCGACGACTCGCGGGGGGAGATCATCTGCAGCGAATCGCTGGTATGGGCAGGCCGTGATGGCGGGCTGGCGGTCAAGCGCAATCCCCTGCCGCTGGCCGTGGCCAGCCGCGGCTGCGCCTGGCGACGTGCCGCCATGGATGGCCTGGACAGGCTGGGGCGTAGCTACCGCATCGCCTATTCCAGCGAGCAGTGCGCTGGCCAGGAAGCGGCGCTGCTTGCCGATCTGGCCATCGCGGCCTTCCCTGCCAGCCTGGTCAAACCGCCGCTACGCCGCCTTCCTCAACAGGAGCACGGGCTGCCACCCTTGGGCGACTATCACATCAAACTGCTGCGCGGCAGCAACCGTGGCGCGGCTGCGGAAGCGCTGGCGGCGCAGGTGGCAGTGGCCTACGGAGCGCGCCGTTAGCGCGCAGCAGCGCTCTCGATCAGCTGCTTCATTTCCCGCACCGCATCCTTGAAGCCAACGAACAGCGCATGGCTGACCAAGGCGTGGCCGATGTTCAGCTCGTTGATACCAGGGATCGCCGCCACCGGCTCAACGTTGTGGTAATGCAGGCCATGACCGGCATTGACGATCAGCCCCAGCGAAACGCCCAGCGCGACACCCTCACGAATACGCTGCAGCTCGACAGCGGCCTGCTGCGGATCATGGGCATCGGCATAGCGCCCGGTGTGCAGCTCGATGGCCGGAGCGCCGACCCGCTTGCTCGCCTCGATCTGCCGCGGATCGGCATCGATGAACAGCGAGACTTCGCTACCGGCGGCAGCCAGACGCTGCACCGCAGCGGCGATTCGCGCCTCCTGCCCAGCTACGTCCAGGCCGCCTTCGGTCG
Coding sequences:
- a CDS encoding helix-turn-helix transcriptional regulator, with amino-acid sequence MGLSLQHIAWHQSVGKLIEGLDRPAFWTALVRVLEQYVAFDSWVVLIFSDARPQVLAECPGLDGGPDTLFLDYLKGLYQLDPFYIDSRERSMGGLLHLADVAPERFEQTDYYQRYFRLNVVVDEVQFNVPLQNGRTLCLSLGARHRFSPENLALLGLVQPWVSGLMRQRLAFDQHLLGTTTPAPARPHPQGSAGHWMENTLTARELDVARLMLSGCSGKEIARKLCISTETVKVHRKHIYGKLGIKSQSELFALFLQAQQD
- a CDS encoding DHCW motif cupin fold protein, with the translated sequence MNIADIPFGITDWSQVEATEHPGETGMAHWRTRQFGAVRVRMVDYSPGYLADHWCSKGHILLCLEGELHTELEDGRRFVMTAGMSYQVADQAEAHRSSTSIGARLFIVD
- a CDS encoding protease inhibitor I42 family protein, with translation MINVYRLPLIASLVLLGACASPSKSVQVQKQTQCPISLQAGQQLILSLPSNPTTGYRWAVREDAAKVLKSLGPEVYSSAENSDLVGGDGHSTWRFQATESGEARLLLTYAQPWDASAEPAETFDCQIRVR
- the cmoA gene encoding carboxy-S-adenosyl-L-methionine synthase CmoA, whose protein sequence is MRAFPAPRRPTVTRQPDQLFAQPLDQVPDFVFNEDVARVFPDMIKRSVPGYPTIVENIGVLAGQFAQPHSVLYDLGSSLGAVTQALRRHVQLEDCRVVAVDNSSAMVERCREYLHAQDSMFQELLPVEVIEADILAMQFQPTSLVALNFTLQFIEPAQRQPLLARIRQALLPGGALILSEKLRFEDDQQHALLTDLHVAFKRANGYSELEIAQKRSAIENVMLPDSLEQHRERLLAAGFSKVVPWFQCLNFASLVALP
- a CDS encoding LysR substrate-binding domain-containing protein, with translation MNSTLLTNLPAALPLLESDVLKTFVGIAESGSFTRTAAQVFRTTAAVSQQIKRLEETLGRTLFLRESRRVRLTSDGEILLGYARRLLKLNEEAVSHFLVPNLAGTVRFGTPFDIGVGALPDLLSQFALSHPAVQVDVSVGRSCELIERLDAGELDLTLLNTGNGDADDSRGEIICSESLVWAGRDGGLAVKRNPLPLAVASRGCAWRRAAMDGLDRLGRSYRIAYSSEQCAGQEAALLADLAIAAFPASLVKPPLRRLPQQEHGLPPLGDYHIKLLRGSNRGAAAEALAAQVAVAYGARR
- the pdxJ gene encoding pyridoxine 5'-phosphate synthase; the encoded protein is MTEANRVLLGVNIDHVATLRQARGTRYPDPVKAALDAEEAGADGITVHLREDRRHIQERDVRLLKDVLQTRMNFEMGVTDFMLDFAEEIRPEHVCLVPETRQELTTEGGLDVAGQEARIAAAVQRLAAAGSEVSLFIDADPRQIEASKRVGAPAIELHTGRYADAHDPQQAAVELQRIREGVALGVSLGLIVNAGHGLHYHNVEPVAAIPGINELNIGHALVSHALFVGFKDAVREMKQLIESAAAR